The DNA segment ATTACAAACTGGCGAAGGACCCTGAACCGGGTTTTTGTGCCCTCGGCGAGGGTGACGTTGACTGGCCCGCGGTGATACACGCCCTGCGCCGTCACCGCTACCAGGGTCCCTTGGTCTACGAAGGGAAAGAAGACCTCACCACTGCGGCGCTCTTCATTGAACGATTGATGCACGGACCCTGATGTAGCACAACGCGGCAAAACACCGTGAGCCGCTACCACTCACATCTGCCTCGGCTGCACGTATCCCCTCCGCCGTCGTCACGCAGGCGCCGGTGAGACGAATCGGCAACGCGGCCGTTGGCATCAACCCCGCAGCAGGTCGGCTCAGGGCATGGAAAACGAGTTCGACAGGGCGTTATTATACGGCCGCGATTTCGGCCCTGGCCCCGTGATGCCCGGCTTCTCGGCATGGAAAACAAGTTCCGCTGGGTGTTATTCATACGCTGGCGGTGGGGCTAAAGAGTGCAGGCGACACAAAATGCGGGCCCAACTTCTTGCTAACTCCGTTATTGCCGGGCACATAGGCGATTCGAGTCGCACGCCCGACAGGCACGCCGGCAACGCATGCGAGCTTGCCGGCCGGGCCTCAGCTGGCCGATCGCCAAGAGTATTCGCTCGCGTCGCGAAAAAAGTCTTGACGCGGTGCCGCCGAACGCTTAGATTATGGGATGTTGGGGTTGATGAGGGAGAGAGTTGTGGGAGAGAGAGTGTTCCGCGGCAGGAGCATTCTCTCTTTCTTTTTTTGCGCCGCCCGCGCCCCTCGAGCTGCATTCATTCCTGACGCGTCCGGTCCGCAATAGCAAGGTCCTTGCTCGTCCCACCTAAGAAGCCCTCTTGCCGTCCGATGTTTCCCTCGACTCACCTGCTCGGTAGAATCGCACCTCCTGACACTCTCGTCGAGGCGGGCGGGCTGAATCAAAGATGGATCTTGCGATCAAGCTGCTAATCGGGTTCCTTTCCGGCATCCTGGGAGGACTGCTGGGCATCGGCGGCAGCATCATCATGATCCCCGCCATGACGATGGTTTTCGGCTTGGATCAGCATCTCTATCAGGGGGCCGCGATGATCATGAATTTCTTCGTCGCTCTCCCCGCTGCAATGCAGCATTTCCGTGCCAAGGCAGTCCTGCGACCGGTGATTCAGGTGACGATCCCCACGGCCGTGGTGGGCGTACTGGCCGGCGTGTGGATCAGCAAAGGCTCGTGGTTCGCGGGTGCCAATGAGATCTATTTGTCCCGGCTCTTCGGTGTCTTTCTCCTGTATACGGCGGGCTACAATGTCTATCGACTCATGTCGTCCTATCGCTTGCCGGAAATCGACGAAACGACCGCGAGGACCATTCCGAAATGGAAGTCGGCCGTTTCCGTCGGCCTGCCAATGGGATTGATCGGCGGCCTGCTGGGCGTCGGCGGGGGTATCGTTGCCGTGCCGCTTCAGCAGTTGATCCTGAAAATGCCGCTCCGGCGAGCCATTGCC comes from the Phycisphaerae bacterium genome and includes:
- a CDS encoding sulfite exporter TauE/SafE family protein gives rise to the protein MDLAIKLLIGFLSGILGGLLGIGGSIIMIPAMTMVFGLDQHLYQGAAMIMNFFVALPAAMQHFRAKAVLRPVIQVTIPTAVVGVLAGVWISKGSWFAGANEIYLSRLFGVFLLYTAGYNVYRLMSSYRLPEIDETTARTIPKWKSAVSVGLPMGLIGGLLGVGGGIVAVPLQQLILKMPLRRAIANSAVTIVPLSIIGAVYKNVANAQAGVDVRASILLALCVIPTAILGGFLGGRLAHTAPRQALRFLVILLMCYAGVKMVSRRLPAETAVPESTATVRVSLASPDDRRPISCTTTKGSTRTAAEK